The genome window GCGTATGCTCCGAAAGAATCGATTAAGATTTTTGTTGGAAAAAGAATAGGAAATCACGCCTATACGCAAGACCAAATCAATCAATTGATTGTTGATAATGCGCTTACGTATGGTCATGTGGTGAGATTAAAAGGTGGTGATCCATTTATTTTTGGACGCGGAAGTGAAGAAATAGAATACGTAGAAAGCTTTGGAATTCCTACATTTGTAGTACCCGGAATTTCATCTGTAATTGCAGTTCCTGCGAGTCAGGGAATTTCCATTACGAAAAGAGGTATTTCAGAAAGTTTTTGGGTAATCACGGGCACAACTTCCGATAGAAGTTTGTCTGATGATGTTGCTCTTGCTTCAAAATCATCAGCGACTGTTGTAATTTTGATGGGAATGAGTAAACTATCACAAATTGTTTCATTATTTCAAAAGGAATCCAAAGGAGAAACTCCGATTGCTATTATTCAAAACGGAACTACTCCAGATGAAAAAATAGGAATTGGAACAATTAACACGATTGAAGAAATAGTAGCTCAAAACAAATTAAGTTCACCAGCGATTATCGTTATTGGAGAAGTGGTGAAAGAAAGCAATAAAATAAAAGGTTTTTACGAAGAATTTGTATCCGCTGAAATTAAATTATAATGGAAGAAAGAAATGAATTATATCCAGTGTTTTTAAAATTACACAACATGAATGTGTTGATTGTTGGTGGAGGAAATGTTGGGTTAGAAAAGTTGTCTTTTATGTTGAAATCAAGTCCGAATGCCAATGTTGAGGTAGTAGCGACAAAGTTCTTACCCGAATTGGAAGCATTAGCAGAAAAACATCCTTCAGTTAAATTGACTCAAGCGAAGTTCAAGAAAAAAATGCTCAAGAAACGCCACATGGTTATTGCTTGTACCGATGATTTGAAAGTAAACAAGCGAGTTTATGATTTGTCTCGAAAGCGTTATTTGATTTGTAATATTGCCGATACACCGCCATTATGCGACTATTATTTAGGCGGAATTGTGACCAAAGGAAACGTAAAAATCGCCATTTCGACCAATGGAAAATCGCCAACAACAGCCAAAAGGCTACGGGAGTTTTTCGAAGAAGTAATTCCTGAGGATGTTAATAAAATGGTCGAGAACCTAAACGAATACAGAAAAACGCTAAAAGGAAATTTCGAAGAAAAAGTGAATAGAATGAACGAAATTACCGAAGCGTTAAAAAATAAAAAAGGATAAAAAATAATAAGAAAGGTTTATTTTCATGCATCAGGTTTTAACCCATCATGGAATCAAAGAAATAACTAAATGAAATTCGGTGATAAAAATCACCTACAGAAATTAAAATCATCAGTTCATTTGCAGTTCATTAAATAATAATAAAGGTAAAATTTAAATATAATGGTTAAAACAGACATACTTATAATAGGAGCCGGACCAACAGGTCTATTCGCAGTTTTTGAAGCAGGATTATTAAAATTAAAATGTCATATTCTTGACGCTTTGCCACAACCAGGCGGACAGCTTTCAGAATTATATCCAAAGAAACCTATCTACGATATTCCTGGGTTTCCAGAAGTATTGGCTGGAGATTTAGTTGATGGTTTAATGGAGCAAATTAAGCAGTTCGAACCAGGATTTACCCTTGGTGAACGTGCCGAAACCATTGAAAAACAAGAAGACGGAAGTTTTATCGTTACTTCCAATAAAGGAAAGAAATTCCACGCACCTGTTATTGCCATTGCAGGTGGGTTAGGAAGTTTCGAACCAAGAAAACCGCTTATCGAAGATATCGAGTTTTACGAAGACAAAGGAATTAAATACTTCATCAAGAATCCAGAAAAATTCAGAGACAAAAGAGTGGTGATTTCAGGAGGTGGAGATTCAGCTTTGGACTGGAGTATTTTCTTGGCCAATGTAGCTTCTGAGGTAACTTTGATTCACAGAAGAAACGAATTCCGTGGTGCTTTAGATTCAGTTGAAAAAGTTCAGGAATTAAAAAATGCTGGAAAAATCAGAATGATTACTCCAGGAGAAGTAGTTGGTTTAAACGGAGCTGAGCATTTAGAATCTGTAGATGTAGATATCGATGGTGCCCACATGAACATTCCAACGGATTATTTCATTCCACTTTTTGGTCTTACTCCAAAATTAGGTCCAATCGCTGACTGGGGATTGGAAATCGAAAAAAATGCAATCAAAGTAAACAACGCTTTAGATTATCAAACAAATATCCCTGGAATTTTCGCCATCGGCGACGTAAACACGTACCCAGGAAAACTAAAATTGATTCTTTGTGGATTCCACGAGGCCACTTTAATGTGCCAAGCTGCTTACCAAATTATCAATCCAGGTAAAAAATATGTGATGAAATACACCACCGTTTCCGGAGTTGATGGATTCGACGGAACTCGTAAAGAAGCTCCAAAAGCTGTTGTAAAAGCGATAGTTTAAAAAAGAGTTACTGAGTTACTAAGTTGCTAAGTTACTGAGTTTTTTAGGTTCTAAGATTTTAGCTTAGACTTTGAAATTCAGAAACTCAGCAACTTTTTTTTAACTTAGAATCTTAGGAACTCAGCAACTTAGAAACTTAAAAAAAAAACTTGTAAGTCGCAAGGCTATTTCATAACTTTGCGCCGTTCCTAATTTTATTGAACGTTATCACGAAAGGCGGAGGGAAAAGACCCAATGAAACCTTAGCAACCTCCCGTCCTTACGAGAAAGGTGCTACATTCTACCAAGCATAGCTCGGATAGATAACACAAGATACATCCCCGTATTTTTCAAACCTTTTCCAGATAACATTTTGATAATTTTTTAGAGCGAATGATGGTTGCATTTTTGCCATCAAAGTTCCCGCTGTACACTATATCTTTTATGCTGAACCCCAGCATAAAAGGATGCCGTTTCCATCGGAGCTAAAAGGCTAAGAATTGTGATTTTTTGGGAACCTAATTTTATTGGGTCATCCTGCAAGGTTTTTAGAACCTTGTAGGTATTCTGAGAATTTATATACCTACAAGGTTCTAAAAACCTTGCAGGAAAACAAATTGAGAAGTATAAAACAATAATAAAAAGCTTTGCGCCTTTGCGTCTTTGCGAGAAATAAAACATAAAATGTCAAAAATTCAAGAAGAAATAAAAAAGAGAATTCTCGTGCTAGACGGAGCAATGGGAACCATGCTGCAACGATATAATTTCTCCGAAGAAGATTTTCGAGGCGAACGATTCAAAGACTTCCCACATCCGCTGAAAGGGAACAATGATTTATTATCCCTGACGCAGCCTCAGGCAATCAAAGCCGTTCACGCTGCTTATTTTGAAGCAGGAGCCGATATTGTAGAGACGAATACTTTTTCAGGAACTACCATAGGTATGGCCGATTATCATTTGGAAGATTTGGTATATGAGTTAAACTACGAATCGGCAAGATTGGCCCGTGAAGTAGCCGACGAATTCACCGCCAAAAATCCAGATAAACCTCGTTTTGTTGCTGGTTCAATAGGACCAACAAACCGTACGGCAAGTATGTCTCCCGATGTAAATGACCCAGGATACAGAGCCGTAACTTTTGATGATTTGCGTATTGCTTACAAACAGCAAGTCGAAGCCTTAATGGATGGCGGCAGTGATTTACTTTTGGTAGAAACTATTTTCGATACATTAAATGCCAAAGCTGCGCTTTTCGCCATCGAAGAAGTAAAGGAAGAACGCAATCTAGATATTCCAATCATGGTTTCGGGAACAATTACCGATGCATCAGGAAGAACACTTTCAGGACAAACGGTAGAAGCATTCTTGATTTCGGTTTCGCATGTTCCGTTGTTGAGCGTAGGTTTCAATTGCGCCCTTGGTGCCGATTTATTAAAACCCTATCTGCAGACATTGTCGCAGCATACTTCATTCAACGTTTCAGCACATCCAAACGCAGGATTGCCAAACGCCTTTGGAGAATACGACGAAACGCCAGAGCAGATGCAGGCTTTTATCAAAGAATATTTAGATGATAATTTAGTAAACATCATAGGAGGCTGTTGCGGAACAACGCCAGATCATATTCGTTTAATTGCCGAAGCTGCAAGTGAATATAAGCCGAGGGTTTCTACTGCGGTGATGTAATTCCGGCAGAGACGCAATTTATTGCGTCTAACACAGAAGTAATTCATAACGATAGCTTATCGTCAGTTGCCGACTGACGAATTGGAAATTTCCTAGAGATAAATTATTCATAGGAAGAGAAATAAATTTTGATTGAATTGAAAAAAAGAAATCTTCAAAAGGTTTGAGGATTTTCTTGAAAAAAATAATAGGTTACAATTTGTAATTAATTGAAATAAACAATGAGCCTAGAAAAGCAACCATATAGTGAATTAATTGGTAAAATTGGCGGTTTGTTACAGCAAGGAAGACAACAGGCTTTGCAATCGGTCAATACTATTTTGGTGCAGACTTATTGGTTTATTGGACAACATATTGTAGAGTTTGAACAAAACGGAAATCAAAAGGCGGAATATGGCAGTCAATTGTTTGAACGCCTTTCGAATGATTTAACGTTTGCACATGGCAAAGGTTTTAGCAGATCAAACCTTTTGTATATGCGTAAGTTATACTTGTCTTTTCCAATAAGTGAGACACTGTCTCACTTATTGACTTGGAGTCATTATTTTGAAATTTTGAAAGCCGATTCAGAGTTGGAAATTAGTTTTTACAGCAAACAATGCGAACATGAAAGATGGAGTGTGAGGGAACTAAAACGCCAAATAAAAAGTTCGTTGTTTGAAAGATTGGCTTTAAGCAAAGACAAGGAAGGAGTTTTGAAATTGGCAAAAGAAGGACACATTGTAGAAAATCCTGAAGACCTGATAAAGGATCCTTTTGTATTGGATTTTCTGAATATCCCAGAGCAATATCAATATTTAGAAAATGAACTAGAAGAAAAAATCATTTCCAATCTGCAGCAGTTTATTATGGAAATGGGTAAGGGATTTGCTTTTATTGGCAGACAATATCGAATGAGTATTGGAGGAAAACATTTCTATTTGGATTTACTTTTTTATCATAGAATACTAAAATGTTTTGTTTTGGTAGATTTGAAGCGAGGAGAAATAGATCACCAAGATATTGGTCAAATGAATCTGTATTTGAATTATTTCAAAAAGGAAGAAGCAACAGAAGGAGACAATGAGCCAATAGGAATTGTTTTGGGTGCGCATAAAAACCATATTTTAGTTGAATATGCTACAGATAGTATTACCAATAAAGTCTTGTTGAGCAAGTATCAATCGTATTTGCCTGACAAAAAAACACTTCAAAATCAATTGGATAAATTATTGGAAAATTAAATGTATTGGAGAATACCGCGTGAGGGATAGCAGTGAAAAGCCCACAGTCTCGTCCTTTTTGACGAGACGAGGACTTGAAACGGATAGCCCGACCCTTGTGGTCACGCCCAAAATAGAAATACTTTCAAGGCTTTAGAAACCTTGAAAAAAACATAGAATAAAAACTCAGAATCTAAGCATCTTAGAAACTCAGTAACTCAAAAAAGAAATGAAAGAAAAAAGAAGAAACCTTGTATTGTCGGGATTAGAACCGTTAATCATCACGCCGGAAAGCGTATTTGTGAATGTTGGGGAGCGTACCAATGTGACGGGTTCCAGAAAGTTCCTTCGATTGATCAAGGAGGAAAAATATGAGGAAGCGCTCGATATTGCGAGACAGCAGGTAGAAGGCGGGGCGCAGATTGTCGATATCAATATGGACGAGGGGATGCTTGACGGTGTATATGCGATGACCAAATTCCTGAATCTGATTGCTGCCGAGCCGGATATTTCGCGTGTACCGCTTATGATCGACAGTTCGAAGTGGGAAATCATTGAGGCTGGTTTGAAAGTCGTGCAGGGGAAATGTGTGGTTAACTCGATTTCGTTAAAGGAAGGAGAAGAGGCTTTTATCCATCATGCTCAGTTAATAAAACGCTACGGTGCGGCGGCCATTATTATGGCTTTTGACGAAGTAGGACAAGCTGATAACTTTGAGCGCAGAGTTGAAATCTGCCAGCGTTCGTATGATATTTTGGTAAATAAAGTTGGTTTTCCTCCGCAGGATATCATCTTCGATCTGAACATATTTCCAGTGGCAACTGGTATGGAAGAACACCGTTTGAATGCTTTGGATTTCTTTAGAGGAACCAAATGGGTTCGCGAGCATCTGCCTCACGCGCACATCAGTGGCGGGGTGAGTAACGTTTCGTTTTCGTTTCGAGGGAATGATGTGGTGAGAGAAGCGATGCACTCGGTTTTCCTATATCATGCGATTCAGAACGGAATGACGATGGGAATTGTAAATCCGGAGATGCTGACGATTTATGACGATATTCCAAAAGATTTGCTGGAGTATGTTGAAGATGTAATTTTGGACAGACGTGATGATGCTACAGAACGTTTGCTGGATTTTGCCGACAGTGTAAAAGGAGAGGGAAAAACCAATGAAAAAGCGGTACAGGAGTGGCGTTCAGGAACTTTTCAGGAACGTATCACACACGCTTTAGTAAAAGGGATTGATGAATTTATTGAGGTTGATGTTGAAGAAGCAA of Flavobacterium marginilacus contains these proteins:
- the cobA gene encoding uroporphyrinogen-III C-methyltransferase; this encodes MLNTIQPKVTLVGAGPGDPDLLTLKAVKALAKANVVLYDALANDEILAYAPKESIKIFVGKRIGNHAYTQDQINQLIVDNALTYGHVVRLKGGDPFIFGRGSEEIEYVESFGIPTFVVPGISSVIAVPASQGISITKRGISESFWVITGTTSDRSLSDDVALASKSSATVVILMGMSKLSQIVSLFQKESKGETPIAIIQNGTTPDEKIGIGTINTIEEIVAQNKLSSPAIIVIGEVVKESNKIKGFYEEFVSAEIKL
- a CDS encoding precorrin-2 dehydrogenase/sirohydrochlorin ferrochelatase family protein; the encoded protein is MEERNELYPVFLKLHNMNVLIVGGGNVGLEKLSFMLKSSPNANVEVVATKFLPELEALAEKHPSVKLTQAKFKKKMLKKRHMVIACTDDLKVNKRVYDLSRKRYLICNIADTPPLCDYYLGGIVTKGNVKIAISTNGKSPTTAKRLREFFEEVIPEDVNKMVENLNEYRKTLKGNFEEKVNRMNEITEALKNKKG
- a CDS encoding NAD(P)/FAD-dependent oxidoreductase gives rise to the protein MVKTDILIIGAGPTGLFAVFEAGLLKLKCHILDALPQPGGQLSELYPKKPIYDIPGFPEVLAGDLVDGLMEQIKQFEPGFTLGERAETIEKQEDGSFIVTSNKGKKFHAPVIAIAGGLGSFEPRKPLIEDIEFYEDKGIKYFIKNPEKFRDKRVVISGGGDSALDWSIFLANVASEVTLIHRRNEFRGALDSVEKVQELKNAGKIRMITPGEVVGLNGAEHLESVDVDIDGAHMNIPTDYFIPLFGLTPKLGPIADWGLEIEKNAIKVNNALDYQTNIPGIFAIGDVNTYPGKLKLILCGFHEATLMCQAAYQIINPGKKYVMKYTTVSGVDGFDGTRKEAPKAVVKAIV
- a CDS encoding homocysteine S-methyltransferase family protein, with translation MSKIQEEIKKRILVLDGAMGTMLQRYNFSEEDFRGERFKDFPHPLKGNNDLLSLTQPQAIKAVHAAYFEAGADIVETNTFSGTTIGMADYHLEDLVYELNYESARLAREVADEFTAKNPDKPRFVAGSIGPTNRTASMSPDVNDPGYRAVTFDDLRIAYKQQVEALMDGGSDLLLVETIFDTLNAKAALFAIEEVKEERNLDIPIMVSGTITDASGRTLSGQTVEAFLISVSHVPLLSVGFNCALGADLLKPYLQTLSQHTSFNVSAHPNAGLPNAFGEYDETPEQMQAFIKEYLDDNLVNIIGGCCGTTPDHIRLIAEAASEYKPRVSTAVM
- a CDS encoding PDDEXK nuclease domain-containing protein, translating into MSLEKQPYSELIGKIGGLLQQGRQQALQSVNTILVQTYWFIGQHIVEFEQNGNQKAEYGSQLFERLSNDLTFAHGKGFSRSNLLYMRKLYLSFPISETLSHLLTWSHYFEILKADSELEISFYSKQCEHERWSVRELKRQIKSSLFERLALSKDKEGVLKLAKEGHIVENPEDLIKDPFVLDFLNIPEQYQYLENELEEKIISNLQQFIMEMGKGFAFIGRQYRMSIGGKHFYLDLLFYHRILKCFVLVDLKRGEIDHQDIGQMNLYLNYFKKEEATEGDNEPIGIVLGAHKNHILVEYATDSITNKVLLSKYQSYLPDKKTLQNQLDKLLEN